The genome window ATAGCTTAACTGGTATTATTTCTAATGTTAGCTTTTATTGCCGTGTTAGTCAATGTTTGGATTTTATAGCAGTTCTTTTAGGAATTGTCATCGGCTCATTTGCGGGGTTTTACCATATGAATCACACTACAAACCATACAGGGATTATGATAAATGTTTCATGCAGTTTCCGACCCTTTCCTAGTTCGAATCTCACGCAGATTATCAAAATTCCACACATAGAGGTATGGAATTATGCTAATGTGGTGTAGTCGGTTAAGTACCCGAGATTACAAGTGTTGTAATGGTATTTTGGCACGATTTTAGGTATCGCTTCAATGCATGTGGGTCAGGGGTTTATAACAATAAAAAGCGGACATTATTAGTTGAGGGAAATCATTTTTTGCGTCCGAATTTCTTATTTCGTTTTCAAAAATATGCTGTTAAAAAGCTTGACAGGGAAACTTTAATTTTATATACTTATAATATATCAAATATGCGAAACTCTGCAAATAAATAATTATGATTAATAATAATCATTTGGAAAAAAGAATTTTTGAACTTCATGCCATGGTGTGTAAAACACTGTCTCATTCCAAAAGGCTGGAGATTATTGATTTACTCCGCGATGAAAAAGAAATAAATGTTTCTGAAATAGCCCTGAAGCTTGGTATCACCAAGGCCAATGTTTCACAGCACTTGAGTTTGATGCGTCAGCAAAACATTGTAAAAACTCGGCGGGATGGTGTTGTAATTCTGTATTCTCTCGCCAATCCTAAAATTCTTGTTGCATATGACGCTTTGAGAAAAGCACTTAAAGAGCAACTGGAAGCCAATGGTAAGTTATTGGAAAAATTTTAAAATATATGCAAGCCAAAAAACAACATTGGGAAAAAATATACCTAGAGAAAGATACGGCACTCGAAGTGAGTTGGTATCAAGATATCCCAAAAACTTCGATTGATCTTATTTTATCAACCGGAGCGGATCACAATGCCAATATCATTGATATTGGAGGAGGGGATTCCAAGCTTGTCGATAAACTTTTGGAACTTGGCTTTAAAAATTTATCTGTATTGGATATTTCTGCCAGAGCCCTGCAAAAAGCAAAAACAAGACTTGGAGAAAAGGCAAAATCAGTTAATTGGATCGAAACTGATGTTCTTGAATTTGATACGGAAACGCATTTTGATGTTTGGCACGATAGAGCCGCATTTCATTTTTTAACCAAAAAGGAAGACATTGCCAGTTATGTTGAAATTGCCGGCAAGTTTATAAAACCAGGCGGCCACCTCATCGTATCGACTTTTTCCATGAGCGGACCAAAAAAATGCAGCGGACTTGATATTACACAATACTCCGAGGATTCGATCAAAAAGACCTTCCAGGAAGATTTCAGCCATGCTAAGAGTTTCGAGGAAGCGCATATTACGCCATTCAATACTGAGCAGAATTTTTTATTTAATCTATTTAAAAGAAAATAAAATATAAAACAATGGAATTTGACTACTCCGTAATTACAGTGAAAACATTCAGTGGGGCGGTTCAAAGCGTACAAGATGAAATTGCCAAGGCCGGCATGCGGGTTCTGTATGTTCACGACTTGCAAAAAACTTTAGGAGAGAAGGCTTTCCAGAGAGAGCCGTTTAAGATAATCGAATTATGTAATGCTAAATACGCTCATGAGTTTTTGAATGTAGACATTAAAATCGGGCTTTGCTTGCCTTGTAAAATTAATGTTTATATCAAAGACGGGCAAACGTTCATTTCCGGGATGCGTCCAATTGTTCTGTCTCAGTTTTTTCCAGAAGCAGATCTGGGCGAAAAACCGAAAGAAATCGATCAGATTATTCAAAATATTATCAATAACGCGAAATAATTTATGAAAAAGCGATCTATTATTGTAACTTTAATTCTTGTTCTCGGTCTAGCTTTCCCGATGCTTTCTTTTGCTCAAGGAATGATGAACTTTCCAAGTTCATCTTACGATAATGTCACCATACAAAACCAGCAACAGGAAGAGCTGGAAGGCAAAAAGCTTTTAGATGATTTG of Candidatus Paceibacterota bacterium contains these proteins:
- a CDS encoding metalloregulator ArsR/SmtB family transcription factor, with amino-acid sequence MINNNHLEKRIFELHAMVCKTLSHSKRLEIIDLLRDEKEINVSEIALKLGITKANVSQHLSLMRQQNIVKTRRDGVVILYSLANPKILVAYDALRKALKEQLEANGKLLEKF
- a CDS encoding class I SAM-dependent methyltransferase; protein product: MQAKKQHWEKIYLEKDTALEVSWYQDIPKTSIDLILSTGADHNANIIDIGGGDSKLVDKLLELGFKNLSVLDISARALQKAKTRLGEKAKSVNWIETDVLEFDTETHFDVWHDRAAFHFLTKKEDIASYVEIAGKFIKPGGHLIVSTFSMSGPKKCSGLDITQYSEDSIKKTFQEDFSHAKSFEEAHITPFNTEQNFLFNLFKRK
- a CDS encoding DUF302 domain-containing protein encodes the protein MEFDYSVITVKTFSGAVQSVQDEIAKAGMRVLYVHDLQKTLGEKAFQREPFKIIELCNAKYAHEFLNVDIKIGLCLPCKINVYIKDGQTFISGMRPIVLSQFFPEADLGEKPKEIDQIIQNIINNAK